The following proteins are co-located in the Perca fluviatilis chromosome 22, GENO_Pfluv_1.0, whole genome shotgun sequence genome:
- the msrb2 gene encoding methionine-R-sulfoxide reductase B2, mitochondrial isoform X2, giving the protein MSRLVARLFVVVSQHAKARSAVLPRRIQVFTRPVSTSQGLQSLTRYDESTDWQKKLTPEEYVVTREKGTEMPFSGIYLNHSEVGMYHCVCCEVPLFSSEAKYDSGTGWPAFKEAHGTWERDESHTSIIRRPDNSLGSAGTEVLCKNCDSHLGHVFDDGPDPTGQRFCINSVALTFKPRRNSEADKDEQN; this is encoded by the exons atgtCTCGTTTAGTCGCCCGTCTCTTCGTTGTAGTTTCTCAGCACGCGAAGGCCAGATCCGCGGTGTTACCGAGGAGGATCCAGGTATTCACCCGTCCTGTATCCACATCTCAAG GCCTGCAGTCTCTCACTCGTTACGATGAGAGTACAGACTGGCAAAAGAAACTGACCCCAGAAGAGTATGTAGTCACCAGAGAGAAAGGGACGGAGATG ccCTTTAGTGGGATCTACCTTAACCATTCTGAAGTGGGGATGTACCACTGTGTCTGCTGTGAAGTTCCACTTTTCAG TTCAGAGGCTAAGTATGACTCGGGGACAGGCTGGCCAGCATTTAAAGAGGCCCATGGGACATGGGAGCGTGACGAAAGCCACACCTCCATCATTCGTCGCCCTGACAACAGCCTGGGAAGTGCTGGGACTGAGGTCCTTTGTAAAAAT TGTGATTCCCACCTGGGTCATGTGTTTGATGATGGACCAGACCCGACAGGTCAGCGGTTCTGTATCAACAGCGTGGCCCTCACGTTTAAACCCAGAAGAAACAGCGAAGCTGACAAGGATGAGCAGAACTGA
- the msrb2 gene encoding methionine-R-sulfoxide reductase B2, mitochondrial isoform X1, with amino-acid sequence MSRLVARLFVVVSQHAKARSAVLPRRIQVFTRPVSTSQGTGSLQSLTRYDESTDWQKKLTPEEYVVTREKGTEMPFSGIYLNHSEVGMYHCVCCEVPLFSSEAKYDSGTGWPAFKEAHGTWERDESHTSIIRRPDNSLGSAGTEVLCKNCDSHLGHVFDDGPDPTGQRFCINSVALTFKPRRNSEADKDEQN; translated from the exons atgtCTCGTTTAGTCGCCCGTCTCTTCGTTGTAGTTTCTCAGCACGCGAAGGCCAGATCCGCGGTGTTACCGAGGAGGATCCAGGTATTCACCCGTCCTGTATCCACATCTCAAGGTACTGGGA GCCTGCAGTCTCTCACTCGTTACGATGAGAGTACAGACTGGCAAAAGAAACTGACCCCAGAAGAGTATGTAGTCACCAGAGAGAAAGGGACGGAGATG ccCTTTAGTGGGATCTACCTTAACCATTCTGAAGTGGGGATGTACCACTGTGTCTGCTGTGAAGTTCCACTTTTCAG TTCAGAGGCTAAGTATGACTCGGGGACAGGCTGGCCAGCATTTAAAGAGGCCCATGGGACATGGGAGCGTGACGAAAGCCACACCTCCATCATTCGTCGCCCTGACAACAGCCTGGGAAGTGCTGGGACTGAGGTCCTTTGTAAAAAT TGTGATTCCCACCTGGGTCATGTGTTTGATGATGGACCAGACCCGACAGGTCAGCGGTTCTGTATCAACAGCGTGGCCCTCACGTTTAAACCCAGAAGAAACAGCGAAGCTGACAAGGATGAGCAGAACTGA
- the c8g gene encoding complement component C8 gamma chain, whose product MAGVWHCMLAVAVLMCVCLWGSTEAVGGAKSRPRPQKRPPKKPKVDPIDLTPAAQNIDIQQMAGIWYLINTASKCSYLMTHGTKVEPTLMNLTLSSASDQTLYVSTKTRHDHHCWEILQVYDLTPTTGKLTLKGTRPELNTEIAIGETDYNSYAIMYYQKMGKITMKLYVRSVDNLSEPMLTKFEQLAEKQGLGLAYLFPFPNYSHCGNVDKDHVINCVPTC is encoded by the exons ATGGCTGGAGTATGGCATTGCATGTTGGCAGTGGcggtgttgatgtgtgtgtgtctgtggggttCCACTGAGGCTGTAGGGGGGGCCAAGAGTCGACCGAGACCCCAAAAACGACCTCCCAAGAAGCCAAAGGTCGACCCTATTGACTTGACTCCAGCTGCACAGAACATAGACATACAACAG ATGGCAGGGATATGGTACCTGATAAACACTGCCTCCAAATGCTCTTACCTGATGACTCATGGAACCAAGGTGGAGCCTACACTCATGAACCTCACACTTTCCTCTGCCTCTGACCAAACACTGTATGTCAGCACTAAAACACGACA TGATCACCATTGTTGGGAGATATTACAGGTATATGATCTAACACCGACCACTGGCAAGCTAACACTTAAAG GAACTCGACCTGAGCTGAACACTGAGATAGCGATCGGGGAGACGGACTACAACTCCTATGCTATCATGTACTACCAGAAAATGGGCAAGATCACCATGAAACTCTATG TCAGGTCCGTAGACAATCTGTCAGAGCCGATGTTGACCAAGTTTGAGCAGCTTGCTGAAAAACAGGGTTTGGGACTGGCCTACCTCTTCCCCTTCCCCAACTACA GTCACTGTGGTAATGTGGACAAGGACCATGTAATCA
- the armc3 gene encoding LOW QUALITY PROTEIN: armadillo repeat-containing protein 3 (The sequence of the model RefSeq protein was modified relative to this genomic sequence to represent the inferred CDS: inserted 1 base in 1 codon; substituted 1 base at 1 genomic stop codon) — translation MGKKVKKESETPCKETLQFEPLPVEGKTPATIVLLLSCPEEDILVKACEAIHTFAEKGDENKVSLLGLGALEPLCQLITHNNKLIRRNAFMALGIMATNGDIKSALKKIXDIPSIIDKLSLEEGIVVHEFATLCLASLSVGFVCKVKISDNKGLPPLIQVLSSPDPDVKKNSLEILFNLVQDHQSRLALHELGGIPPLLELLKSDFPVIQHLALKTLQNVTTDTDTCNTFREEQGFEKLMDILSNMDFRDLHAEALQVVANCLSDSKSLQLIHKGGGLTRLMESVLTPNLPEIQSNAVKCIARVAQSSENRKLLHGQNVEKVLVELLSVADISVKTATCQAVSVMSFHLTNGIPAVVQLLNNESLELKEAATQALSILTHSNQLNAFAVYEAGGDEILVQQLYGSCHRTVANSAATLANMAGQEVIRCSILSHGAIQALVEPLQSTDTQVLINTTLCLTLLACDTEARAELQSAAGLHPLVSLLRSYHKEVLHQACLAINVCASDVNAAVEMCQFGALEMLQEINLSVNRRSRFSELAMISLLNFNLSVKYSLTSHLASTDIISDGIYDVGKVCVCMCYXKLEELSKQPVSEHRQIIVVNTSTEKNKKDDKQKNETQPESPTEKPWKMMDDVSLQLLVNEAKKSILPLSDEREQCAALARLVSEAMGGAVEMEKLHEFPWVLHLSELKFQLQSNVVPIGLISRGIYCHRALLFKCLADCIGMSCTLDRGEYSRAWNKVLLFNGNPSMNERSSQPCRYIVDLMHQPGSLLTANTPAAVQYQTI, via the exons atgggaaagaaagttAAGAAGGAGAGCGAAACTCCATGCAAGGAAACG TTACAGTTTGAGCCACTACCTGTTGAGGGCAAAACTCCAGCAACAATAGTGCTGCTGCTGAGCTGCCCAGAGGAGGACATCCTAGTCAAAGCTTGTGAAGCAATCCACACATTTGCAGAGAAAG GAGATGAGAACAAGGTTTCTCTGCTGGGACTCGGGGCATTGGAGCCTCTCTGTCAGCTCAtcactcacaacaacaagcTGATCAGACGCAATGCTTTCATGGCCTTGGGCATAATGGCCACCAACG GTGATATAAAGAGTGCtctgaaaaaaa atgacattcCATCAATCATTGACAAACTGTCACTTGAAG AAGGTATAGTTGTCCATGAGTTTGCAACACTGTGCCTGGCCTCTCTGTCAGTGGGTTTTGTCTGTAAGGTCAAGATCTCTGACAACAAGGGCCTGCCACCTCTAATCCAGGTCTTATCCAGTCCAGACCCCGATGTCAAGAAGAACTCCCTAGAGATCCTCTTTAACCTGGTTCAG GACCACCAAAGTCGTCTGGCATTACATGAGTTGGGAGGGATCCCTCCACTTCTGGAACTGTTGAAGTCCGACTTCCCGGTCATTCAGCATTTGGCTTTAAAAACGCTGCAGAATGTCACCACTGATACAGATACATGCAACACCTTCAGGGAAGAGCAAGGATTTGAGAAGCTCATGGATATCCTCAGTAACatg GACTTCCGTGACCTTCATGCTGAGGCCTTACAGGTAGTGGCTAACTGTTTAAGTGACAGCAAGAGTTTACAGCTAATCCACAAGGGTGGAGGACTCACGAGGCTGATGGAGTCTGTTCTCACCCCCAATTTACCTGAAATCCAGTCCAACGCTGTTAAATGCATCGCCAGGGTTGCTCAGAGCT CTGAGAATCGTAAACTGCTCCATGGGCAGAATGTGGAGAAGGTTCTGGTAGAGCTTCTGTCTGTGGCGGACATCAGCGTGAAAACAGCTACCTGCCAGGCTGTGTCCGTCATGAGCTTCCACCTAACCA ATGGTATCCCAGCAGTTGTACAGTTGCTGAACAATGAGAGTTTGGAGCTAAAAGAGGCAGCAACCCAGGCCCTCTCCATCCTCACACATAGCAACCAGCTAAATGCATT CGCAGTGTACGAGGCAGGAGGCGATGAGATTCTTGTCCAGCAGCTGTATGGAAGCTGTCACAGGACTGTGGCAAATTCTGCTGCCACACTTGCCAACATGGCAGGACAGGAGGTCATCCGCTGCAGTATCTTGTCACATGGAGCTATACAGGCTCTGGTGGAGCCCTTGCAGTCCACAGATACACAGGTTCTGATCAACACCACGCTGTGCCTGACATTGCTGGCCTGTGATACAGAAGCTAGGGCAGAg CTACAAAGTGCTGCAGGCCTTCACCCACTGGTCAGTTTGCTGCGTTCCTATCACAAGGAGGTGTTGCACCAGGCATGCTTGGCTATCAATGTCTGCGCCAGTGATGTGAATGCCGCTGTGGAGATGTGCCAATTTGG AGCCCTGGAAATGCTTCAGGAAATCAACCTATCAGTGAATCGAAGGAGCCGTTTCAGCGAGTTGGCCATGATCAGCCTGCTTAACTTTAACTTGTCTGTCAAATATAGCCTGACAAGTCACTTGGCCTCCACTGACATTATTAGTGATGGCATCTATGATGttggaaaggtgtgtgtgtgtatgtgctatTGAAAATTAGAGGAACTGTCCAAGCAGCCTGTCAGCGAGCACCGGCAAATCATTGTTGTCAACACATCCACAGA aaaaaacaaaaaggatgaCAAACAGAAAAATGAGACCCAGCCTGAGTCTCCTACAGAGAAACCGTGGAAGATGATGGATGACGTCTCATTGCAGCTTCTAGTTAACGAGGCCAAAAAATCCATCCTCCCACTGAGTGATGAACGAGAGCAGTGTGCTGCCTTGGCCAG gctggtgagtgaagccaTGGGCGGAGCAGTAGAAATGGAAAAGTTGCATGAATTCCCATGGGTGCTGCACCTCAGTGAGCTCAAGTTTCAGCTTCAGTCTAATGTTGTTCCCATTGGTTTGATCAGCAGGGGAATCTATTGCCACAGGGCACTTCTCTTCAAG TGTCTGGCTGATTGCATCGGAATGAGCTGCACACTCGATAGGGGTGAGTACAGCCGGGCTTGGAACAAGGTACTCCTCTTCAATGGGAATCCCTCCATGAATGAGCGCTCTTCACAGCCCTGCCGCTACATAGTAGACCTCATGCACCAGCCTGGAAGCCTGCTGACAGCCAATACCCCTGCTGCTGTGCAATACCAGACTATCTAG